In one Natronosalvus amylolyticus genomic region, the following are encoded:
- a CDS encoding DUF7522 family protein — protein sequence MATGLITDETADQIVTTCRTAVGDSLRSVTYFTRDDYEQLYLREDLERDADLTSFIGHEWRGFKTTQAAYEGSELGDYNYTIRVFDNGFLIRVTTDREGVFATTDGLTMKDFEEVATSLQSFLGERVE from the coding sequence ATGGCCACGGGTCTGATCACGGACGAGACAGCAGATCAAATCGTTACCACCTGTCGAACTGCCGTCGGCGACAGCCTGCGCTCGGTGACGTACTTTACACGCGACGATTACGAGCAACTGTACCTTCGCGAGGACCTCGAGCGCGATGCGGACCTCACCAGCTTTATCGGCCACGAGTGGCGCGGCTTCAAGACGACGCAGGCGGCCTACGAGGGGTCGGAACTCGGGGATTACAATTACACGATTCGCGTTTTCGACAACGGATTCCTCATCCGGGTTACGACCGACCGAGAGGGCGTGTTCGCGACAACCGACGGCCTCACGATGAAGGATTTCGAGGAAGTCGCAACGAGCCTTCAGTCGTTCCTCGGAGAACGCGTCGAGTAA
- a CDS encoding GNAT family N-acetyltransferase has translation MTTRVHVRPASLADAPTLARLYRDAYATNVELGFPSRAAEADRADLEAWIRETRVFVAVEGGKLVGSVRYRDQGKYHPESPEFGRLAVPPRARGRGIADTLLAFVEDRARRDGHDRLRLRTFAGHPFLPDVYRRRGYRDVRVRELEGAPFDVLHMCKSL, from the coding sequence GTGACCACCCGCGTCCACGTTCGACCGGCATCGCTGGCCGACGCGCCGACCCTCGCTCGCCTGTATAGGGACGCCTACGCGACGAACGTCGAACTCGGCTTTCCCTCCCGTGCCGCCGAGGCTGATCGGGCCGACCTCGAGGCATGGATTCGAGAGACGCGCGTTTTCGTCGCCGTCGAGGGGGGCAAACTCGTCGGGAGCGTTCGCTATCGCGACCAGGGGAAGTATCACCCTGAATCGCCCGAATTCGGCCGACTGGCCGTCCCGCCTCGAGCGCGCGGTCGGGGTATCGCCGATACGCTGCTGGCGTTCGTCGAAGACCGTGCCCGCCGAGACGGGCACGACAGACTGCGCCTGCGAACGTTCGCCGGCCACCCGTTTTTGCCCGACGTCTACCGACGACGAGGATACAGGGACGTTCGGGTTCGCGAACTCGAGGGCGCGCCCTTCGACGTGTTGCACATGTGCAAATCTCTCTGA
- a CDS encoding heavy-metal-associated domain-containing protein, translated as MTQTLHVTGMGCSGCEETIESALSDVEGVASANADNETDSVTVEGEADLETVIAVIEDAGYEAET; from the coding sequence ATGACCCAGACACTTCACGTCACCGGAATGGGCTGTAGCGGCTGTGAGGAAACCATCGAATCCGCGCTTTCGGACGTCGAAGGCGTCGCCTCGGCGAACGCGGACAACGAAACGGACAGCGTCACCGTCGAGGGCGAGGCCGACCTCGAGACGGTTATCGCTGTAATCGAGGACGCTGGCTACGAAGCCGAAACATAG
- a CDS encoding Lrp/AsnC ligand binding domain-containing protein gives MVHAFIMVKTAAGKSEGLLAGIRDLEQVSDAHIVAGNYDIIAEVDAEEVYGVLKAASGGIQGLEGVTDTKTYIAMD, from the coding sequence ATGGTTCACGCGTTTATCATGGTGAAAACCGCCGCCGGAAAATCCGAGGGACTGCTCGCTGGCATCCGCGACCTCGAGCAGGTTTCGGACGCCCATATCGTCGCCGGGAACTACGATATCATCGCCGAGGTCGACGCCGAAGAGGTGTACGGCGTGCTCAAAGCAGCCTCCGGTGGAATACAGGGCCTCGAGGGTGTCACCGACACGAAAACGTACATCGCGATGGACTAG
- a CDS encoding histidine kinase N-terminal 7TM domain-containing protein, translated as MFLPPWPATFSVLAGLGTVGLIAHLWKHRHETGAIWFLATLVSQAVWCFSYGAALLVTGPTLRLALEIVSLVAMSWIGVAFLGFALLYTGRGKLVRSRGFTLLLAVPALTTILLPTNSVHELVFSDYTVDPVFGVQTVSYTLEGWAYFAIGVATLAVAAGTLLLFDTVVSYGPLYRAEALAVAVSAVPPGVALLVWALELGPYPQLNLTTVLFLPHVALDAYAFGRGKMFEYSPVAHRTAERNAIEELDNPVLALDADGRVITHNTSASRLFDVEPTQILGEPFDSVVDTPVDLEADQQTVSLHAAGERREFAISISTLTDYDDDPVGHTVVFQDVTTQRRRKQRLEILNRILRHNLRNELNVAHGYVGIVADQLEDEALRTQLEGAQGDIAGVIRMGEKAWAFERAIDSMDDEPTPIALSDTLEGVATDVEATFDGEIDVSVPADVRLVCTGAVFEQLFEQLLENALEHAENGTPRAEVTLETVTDAGEAVLTVRDSGPGIPEHELAVLERGQETALEHGSGIGLWIVLWCVTALGGDLEFETDDDGTTVRVTVPGVV; from the coding sequence GTGTTTCTCCCACCGTGGCCGGCAACGTTCTCCGTGCTCGCTGGCCTCGGGACCGTCGGGCTCATCGCACACCTCTGGAAACACCGACACGAAACCGGGGCCATCTGGTTCCTCGCCACTCTCGTCAGCCAGGCTGTCTGGTGTTTTTCGTATGGTGCCGCGTTGCTCGTCACCGGACCCACGCTGCGCCTCGCCCTCGAGATCGTATCGCTGGTGGCGATGAGCTGGATCGGGGTGGCCTTCCTGGGCTTTGCCCTGCTGTATACGGGACGAGGCAAACTCGTCCGTTCGCGCGGGTTTACCCTTCTGCTGGCCGTTCCCGCGCTGACGACGATTCTTCTGCCGACCAACTCGGTCCACGAACTGGTGTTCAGCGACTACACGGTCGACCCCGTCTTCGGCGTTCAGACGGTTTCGTACACGCTCGAGGGATGGGCGTACTTCGCCATCGGCGTCGCGACGCTCGCGGTTGCGGCAGGGACGCTGTTGCTGTTCGATACGGTCGTGAGCTACGGCCCGCTCTACCGCGCCGAGGCGCTGGCGGTCGCCGTGAGCGCCGTTCCGCCCGGGGTGGCCCTGCTCGTCTGGGCGCTCGAGCTTGGGCCGTATCCTCAACTGAACCTGACGACCGTCTTGTTCCTGCCACACGTCGCTCTCGACGCGTACGCCTTCGGTCGCGGGAAGATGTTCGAGTACAGCCCGGTCGCCCATCGAACGGCCGAACGAAACGCTATCGAGGAGCTGGACAATCCCGTCCTGGCGCTGGACGCCGACGGCCGCGTCATCACGCACAACACCAGTGCGAGCCGCTTATTCGACGTCGAGCCCACGCAAATCCTCGGCGAGCCGTTCGATTCCGTCGTGGACACACCAGTTGACCTCGAGGCCGACCAACAGACCGTCTCTTTGCATGCGGCGGGAGAACGCCGCGAGTTCGCGATCTCCATCTCGACACTCACTGACTACGACGACGACCCGGTCGGCCACACGGTGGTCTTTCAGGACGTAACGACCCAGCGGCGGCGCAAACAACGCCTCGAGATTCTCAACCGCATCCTCCGGCACAATCTGCGGAACGAACTCAACGTCGCACACGGCTACGTTGGGATCGTGGCCGACCAACTCGAGGACGAGGCGTTACGGACCCAACTCGAGGGCGCACAGGGCGACATCGCGGGCGTCATCCGGATGGGCGAGAAGGCCTGGGCGTTCGAACGGGCCATCGACTCGATGGACGACGAACCGACGCCAATTGCCCTGTCGGACACGCTCGAGGGGGTCGCCACCGATGTCGAGGCGACGTTCGACGGGGAGATCGACGTCTCGGTACCGGCTGACGTTCGACTCGTCTGCACAGGGGCGGTCTTCGAACAGCTGTTCGAGCAGTTGCTCGAAAACGCCCTCGAGCACGCCGAAAACGGGACACCCCGAGCAGAGGTCACACTCGAGACGGTAACCGACGCCGGCGAGGCCGTCCTGACTGTCCGCGACAGCGGGCCCGGGATCCCCGAACACGAACTGGCAGTCCTCGAGCGCGGGCAAGAGACGGCGCTCGAACACGGCAGCGGGATCGGCCTCTGGATCGTCCTCTGGTGTGTGACGGCACTCGGCGGCGACCTCGAGTTCGAGACCGACGACGACGGCACGACGGTGCGGGTGACGGTTCCTGGTGTCGTGTGA
- a CDS encoding DUF5813 family protein encodes MSELPEPMRVAFDSHDAFTRTDEMDGANETDDSNADEGGYRLETTVFETVVTADPAEGKRDGEITVTMTLPTLDAASEDHVAPIVEEGWFDTFERRLEDVFTVAETGTYEPPSVDYDAEAGDVRVTLEYVAWDARTGVEDAKVLIEYVEGTYAQGLIPGYTYRGPAETLLATAQQAGTDAAAGNEPSL; translated from the coding sequence ATGAGCGAGTTACCCGAACCGATGCGGGTCGCCTTCGACAGTCACGATGCGTTCACTCGAACCGACGAGATGGACGGTGCGAACGAAACGGATGACTCGAATGCGGACGAGGGAGGCTATCGACTCGAGACGACCGTGTTCGAGACGGTCGTGACGGCTGATCCGGCCGAAGGGAAACGCGATGGCGAAATCACGGTGACGATGACGCTTCCGACGCTGGATGCCGCGAGCGAGGATCACGTCGCGCCGATCGTCGAGGAAGGCTGGTTCGACACGTTCGAACGGCGACTCGAGGACGTCTTCACTGTCGCCGAAACGGGAACGTACGAACCGCCATCGGTCGACTACGACGCCGAGGCCGGGGACGTTCGAGTGACGCTCGAGTACGTCGCCTGGGACGCTCGAACCGGTGTCGAGGACGCCAAGGTCCTCATCGAGTACGTCGAAGGGACCTACGCACAGGGGTTAATTCCTGGCTATACGTACCGCGGACCCGCTGAAACCCTGCTCGCCACCGCACAGCAGGCGGGTACGGACGCTGCGGCCGGAAATGAGCCGTCGCTGTAG